Proteins from one Haloarchaeobius litoreus genomic window:
- a CDS encoding FAD-dependent oxidoreductase yields MTLANVPRYGESAVSRQGDHAVVVGASMAGLVAARTLADAFDRVTVLDRDPLADDPVTRRGVPQGHQPHVLLEAGRATLADLFPGFAEELLAGGGLVIDWTHDLVHYEAGDYLEPGPTRRPMYAASRPLFEAVTRRCLAAVEGVRLRPESRFVDYHLADDGRRVDGVVVESGGSDATSTLPADLVVDATGRTSRTPAWLTEHGYERPPEEEVTVDVRYATAVVDRPAGDRRAFFVPPTPPRTRGGGAFPVEGDRWLVTLQGVHGDDPPTDPAGLREFAASLPVDHLARLLDERDWVSDGVERYPFPSNRRRYYEELDRFPEGLVVVGDAVASFNPVYGQGMSVASLEALVLHHALADGGLDGLGPRFFGRASEVVDVAWTMAVGSDLAYDATEGSQSVVESLFARYLARLVRTAQDDGIVADAYGRVVTMEEPPTSLLRPGVVARVLSPQ; encoded by the coding sequence ATGACGCTGGCGAACGTGCCGCGCTACGGCGAGTCGGCGGTGTCCCGACAGGGCGACCACGCCGTCGTCGTGGGCGCGAGCATGGCCGGACTGGTCGCCGCGCGGACCCTCGCGGACGCGTTCGACCGCGTGACCGTCCTCGACCGCGACCCGCTCGCGGACGACCCGGTCACCCGCCGGGGCGTGCCGCAGGGCCACCAGCCGCACGTGCTGCTGGAAGCCGGGCGGGCGACGCTGGCCGACCTGTTCCCGGGATTCGCGGAGGAACTGCTGGCGGGCGGCGGGCTGGTCATCGACTGGACGCACGACCTCGTCCACTACGAGGCGGGCGACTATCTCGAGCCCGGACCGACACGACGGCCGATGTACGCGGCGAGCCGGCCGCTGTTCGAGGCCGTCACCCGTCGATGCCTCGCCGCGGTCGAGGGCGTCCGGCTCCGCCCCGAGTCCCGGTTCGTCGACTACCACCTCGCCGACGACGGGAGACGGGTCGACGGTGTGGTCGTCGAGTCCGGTGGCTCGGACGCGACCAGCACGCTCCCGGCCGACCTCGTGGTCGACGCGACGGGCCGCACGTCCCGGACACCGGCGTGGCTCACCGAGCACGGCTACGAACGCCCGCCCGAGGAGGAGGTGACGGTGGACGTCCGCTACGCCACGGCGGTCGTCGACCGGCCGGCCGGGGACCGGCGCGCGTTCTTCGTGCCGCCGACGCCGCCCCGGACCCGGGGTGGCGGCGCGTTCCCCGTCGAGGGCGACCGCTGGCTCGTCACGCTGCAGGGCGTCCACGGCGACGACCCGCCGACGGACCCGGCGGGCCTGCGCGAGTTCGCCGCGAGCTTGCCGGTCGACCACCTCGCGCGGCTGCTCGACGAGCGCGACTGGGTGAGCGACGGCGTCGAGCGCTACCCGTTCCCGTCGAACCGGCGGCGCTACTACGAGGAGTTAGACCGGTTCCCCGAGGGCCTGGTCGTCGTCGGCGACGCGGTGGCGAGCTTCAACCCGGTCTACGGACAGGGGATGTCGGTCGCGTCGCTCGAAGCACTCGTCCTCCACCACGCGCTCGCCGACGGCGGGCTCGACGGGCTCGGGCCGCGCTTCTTTGGCCGTGCGAGCGAGGTGGTCGACGTGGCGTGGACGATGGCCGTCGGCTCGGACCTCGCCTACGACGCGACGGAGGGCTCGCAGTCGGTGGTCGAATCGCTGTTCGCGCGCTACCTCGCACGACTGGTCCGGACCGCGCAGGACGACGGCATCGTCGCCGACGCCTACGGCCGGGTCGTGACGATGGAGGAGCCGCCGACCTCGCTGCTCAGGCCGGGCGTCGTCGCGCGCGTGCTGTCGCCGCAATAA
- a CDS encoding xanthine dehydrogenase family protein molybdopterin-binding subunit yields MSESEPQTGHEAGDELEGRSFTGQSVRRFEDRRILTGEAEYIHDVTPPGCLEMAIVRSVHAHANIVDVDTSAAEDHPDCELVLTIEDLQESYNPQPCGLEGYEEWSLADGKARFVGEPIAVVVAADRYLAEDMADLVNVEYETLDPVVDGMDARESDTLVHEDAGTNVADNERIAFGDPDGAFADADHVVEGTYEWGRVSGVPLETAGVVAQYDEDGDSFHIDCNIQLHTLVDDTVYETLGRPADRVELNVPADVGGSFGTKIAIHRYCNLAAMAAEQLGRPVKFVEDRIENLQGGDMHCSERTYEMRLACDDDGTMRGLDVWFVDDFGAWPHYPVNQVLKPLSVLTNSYAIDDVVYEYDLVLTNKTAQTAYRGFGVDPHQYALEMLVDDAARELDIDPTEFRRRNLVTPDQLPYRIPSGNIYDSGDYPGAMDRMDEILDENERCEGGLLDPETVEQRREEGFYRGTQTAVLIEPGVSGSDWTDRQRTDDETIQNRSREDVAELPEHLRAEVKPDGTVLAWLATDSSGQGHQTLVAQLLADELGLLPSDIEVDYLDSVEAPTEYGSAASRMAVMLSGASVGVGRQLRDALAELAADHWGVDREAVSYRDGRVERSGTDDSLSLAELAELDDEARTHVSYDYEHPATGFPEFDDALTHKYPVYPTAAYAVNAPIVEVDVETGEVEVLKFYTLRDCGTMLNPMIVEGQAHGGIAQGLGAALMEEFGYDQGSGQPQAITMFDYLLPSTKNMPDIEMEHTSHPSPFTETGAKGVGEGGMIDAPAAIACSINDALEPLGVTADKLPFTAHRARKRLREAEE; encoded by the coding sequence ATGTCCGAGTCAGAACCGCAGACAGGCCACGAGGCCGGGGACGAACTGGAGGGGAGGTCCTTCACCGGGCAGAGCGTCCGCCGGTTCGAGGACCGCCGCATCCTCACCGGCGAGGCCGAGTACATCCACGACGTGACGCCGCCGGGCTGCCTGGAGATGGCCATCGTCCGGAGCGTCCACGCCCACGCGAACATCGTCGACGTGGACACGAGTGCCGCCGAGGACCACCCCGACTGCGAGCTCGTGCTCACCATCGAGGACCTGCAGGAGTCGTACAACCCACAGCCCTGCGGACTGGAGGGGTACGAGGAGTGGTCCCTGGCGGACGGGAAGGCCCGCTTCGTCGGCGAGCCCATCGCCGTCGTCGTCGCCGCGGACCGCTACCTCGCCGAGGACATGGCCGACCTCGTGAACGTGGAGTACGAGACGCTCGACCCGGTCGTCGACGGGATGGACGCACGGGAGTCCGACACCCTCGTCCACGAGGACGCGGGGACGAACGTCGCCGACAACGAGCGTATCGCGTTCGGCGACCCCGACGGTGCGTTCGCGGACGCCGACCACGTCGTCGAGGGGACCTACGAGTGGGGGCGCGTCTCCGGCGTCCCCCTGGAGACGGCGGGCGTCGTCGCCCAGTACGACGAGGACGGCGACAGCTTCCACATCGACTGCAACATCCAGCTGCACACGCTCGTCGACGACACCGTCTACGAGACGCTCGGACGGCCCGCCGACCGCGTCGAGCTGAACGTCCCCGCCGACGTGGGCGGGAGCTTCGGGACGAAGATCGCCATCCACCGCTACTGCAACCTCGCCGCGATGGCGGCCGAGCAGCTCGGCCGGCCCGTCAAGTTCGTCGAGGACCGCATCGAGAACCTGCAGGGCGGGGACATGCACTGCTCCGAGCGCACCTACGAGATGCGCCTCGCCTGCGACGACGACGGCACCATGCGCGGGCTGGACGTCTGGTTCGTCGACGACTTCGGCGCGTGGCCGCACTACCCGGTCAACCAGGTGCTCAAGCCGCTGTCGGTGCTGACGAACTCCTACGCCATCGACGACGTCGTCTACGAGTACGACCTCGTGCTGACGAACAAGACCGCACAGACCGCCTACCGCGGCTTCGGCGTCGACCCGCACCAGTACGCCCTGGAGATGCTGGTCGACGACGCCGCGCGCGAACTCGACATCGACCCGACCGAGTTCCGCCGCCGCAACCTCGTCACGCCCGACCAGCTGCCGTACCGCATCCCCTCGGGGAACATCTACGACTCCGGCGACTACCCCGGCGCGATGGACCGGATGGACGAGATACTGGACGAGAACGAGCGCTGCGAGGGCGGCCTGCTCGACCCCGAGACCGTCGAGCAGCGCCGCGAGGAGGGGTTCTACCGGGGCACCCAGACAGCGGTCCTCATCGAGCCCGGCGTCTCCGGCTCGGACTGGACCGACCGCCAGCGCACCGACGACGAGACCATCCAGAACCGGAGCCGGGAGGACGTCGCCGAGCTTCCGGAACACCTCCGCGCCGAGGTGAAACCCGACGGCACGGTGCTCGCGTGGCTCGCCACCGACAGCTCCGGGCAGGGCCACCAGACGCTCGTCGCCCAGCTGCTCGCCGACGAGCTCGGACTCCTGCCGAGCGACATCGAGGTGGACTACCTCGACAGCGTCGAGGCCCCGACCGAGTACGGCAGCGCCGCCTCCCGGATGGCCGTGATGCTCTCGGGCGCGAGCGTCGGCGTCGGCCGGCAGCTGCGCGACGCGCTCGCGGAACTCGCTGCCGACCACTGGGGCGTCGACCGCGAGGCCGTCTCCTACCGCGACGGTCGGGTCGAACGGAGCGGCACCGACGACTCGCTCTCGCTGGCCGAACTCGCCGAGCTGGACGACGAGGCCCGGACCCACGTCAGCTACGACTACGAGCACCCCGCGACCGGCTTCCCGGAGTTCGACGACGCGCTGACCCACAAGTACCCGGTGTACCCGACCGCCGCCTACGCCGTCAACGCGCCCATCGTCGAGGTGGACGTGGAGACGGGCGAGGTGGAGGTGCTGAAGTTCTACACGCTCCGGGACTGCGGGACGATGCTGAACCCGATGATCGTCGAGGGGCAGGCCCACGGCGGCATCGCGCAGGGCCTCGGCGCGGCGCTCATGGAGGAGTTCGGCTACGACCAGGGCTCCGGCCAGCCGCAGGCGATCACGATGTTCGACTACCTGCTCCCGTCGACGAAGAACATGCCCGACATCGAGATGGAGCACACCAGCCACCCGTCGCCGTTCACCGAGACCGGCGCGAAGGGCGTCGGCGAGGGCGGGATGATAGACGCTCCCGCGGCCATCGCCTGCTCCATCAACGACGCGCTGGAGCCCCTGGGCGTGACCGCCGACAAACTGCCGTTCACGGCCCACCGGGCGCGGAAGCGGCTGCGAGAGGCCGAGGAGTAG
- a CDS encoding (2Fe-2S)-binding protein produces the protein MSIEDTPHAEGRPTREISVTVNGEEVTREVEPRLKLSDFLRNECDLRGVRVGCEHGVCGACTVSLDGDTVKSCLLYAVQAEDLAVETVEGLAEDGQLHPIQEAFHEEHALQCGFCTSGFVMATKSLLEENPDPERDEIKEGLADNICRCTGYQNIYRAVDRAADKLSDDIEAVRTGADGEEGA, from the coding sequence ATGAGTATCGAGGACACGCCTCACGCTGAGGGGCGCCCGACGCGCGAGATCTCCGTGACCGTCAACGGCGAGGAGGTGACCCGGGAGGTCGAGCCACGACTGAAGCTCTCCGACTTCCTTCGCAACGAGTGCGACCTGCGCGGCGTCCGCGTCGGCTGCGAGCACGGTGTCTGCGGTGCCTGCACCGTCTCGCTCGACGGCGACACGGTCAAGAGCTGTCTGCTGTACGCGGTGCAGGCCGAGGACCTCGCGGTCGAGACGGTCGAGGGGCTCGCCGAGGACGGGCAGCTCCACCCCATCCAGGAGGCGTTCCACGAGGAGCACGCGCTCCAGTGTGGCTTCTGTACCAGCGGCTTCGTCATGGCGACGAAGTCCCTGCTCGAGGAGAATCCCGACCCCGAGCGCGACGAGATAAAGGAGGGCCTCGCGGACAACATCTGTCGCTGCACCGGTTACCAGAACATCTACCGCGCGGTCGACCGCGCCGCCGACAAGCTCTCCGACGACATCGAGGCCGTCCGGACCGGCGCTGACGGCGAGGAGGGGGCGTAG
- a CDS encoding dihydroorotase gives MARADLCIHNARVVTPSGTIHGGVAATDGTITAVGGDASLPDADRTIDAEGNYLIPGFIDPHVHWGLSRYEFEYHEGLEHDFETETRGAVHGGVTTVVNFLLQPERYLPDMEFFRQAGAENSYIDFAYHAIIHKDHHFEEIEGLAEEGIRSFKIFFNWYKHASPELGIEHSDAGRVYNLLSQVADIPGGVVMFHAENEDIAYERRQELQEEGYNDLPSWSESAPNVCEFMQIEQIGHMTELTDSRAYIVHMSTGEGVDICKRFQERGVNLHAETLPAFLTHTKDEEELGVWGKISPPLRGEWSKKRLWEGLREGTVEYLGTDHCPHKIEFKEKDTGKHGDIWDAIPGDNNGIEYFLPVMMSEGVNRNRISMERLVEICAENNAKRWGLYPRKGALVEGSDADMVVVDMEKSKVVDDDFYHTMEPRYSTMHGMELTGLPTHTVVGGEVVVEDDELQVEPGGRNYLHRGDSGVELE, from the coding sequence ATGGCACGAGCAGATCTCTGCATCCACAACGCCCGCGTCGTGACGCCCTCGGGGACCATCCACGGCGGCGTCGCCGCGACGGACGGCACGATAACGGCGGTCGGCGGCGACGCCTCGCTGCCCGACGCGGACAGGACCATCGACGCCGAGGGGAACTACCTCATCCCCGGCTTCATCGACCCGCACGTCCACTGGGGACTGTCGCGCTACGAGTTCGAGTACCACGAGGGGCTCGAACACGACTTCGAGACGGAGACACGGGGCGCGGTCCACGGCGGCGTCACGACCGTCGTGAACTTCCTGCTCCAGCCCGAGCGCTACCTGCCCGACATGGAGTTCTTCCGGCAGGCGGGCGCGGAGAACTCCTACATCGACTTCGCGTACCACGCCATCATCCACAAGGACCACCACTTCGAGGAGATAGAGGGCCTCGCCGAGGAGGGCATCCGCTCTTTCAAGATATTCTTCAACTGGTACAAGCACGCATCGCCCGAGCTGGGCATCGAACACTCCGACGCGGGCCGGGTGTACAACCTGCTGTCGCAGGTGGCCGACATCCCGGGGGGCGTCGTGATGTTCCACGCCGAGAACGAGGACATCGCCTACGAGCGCCGTCAGGAGTTGCAGGAGGAGGGGTACAACGACCTCCCCTCGTGGTCGGAGTCGGCGCCGAACGTCTGCGAGTTCATGCAGATCGAGCAGATCGGACACATGACCGAGCTGACCGACTCCCGGGCGTACATCGTCCACATGTCCACGGGTGAGGGTGTCGACATCTGCAAGCGCTTCCAGGAGCGGGGTGTGAACCTCCACGCGGAGACGCTGCCGGCGTTCCTCACCCACACGAAAGACGAGGAGGAGCTGGGTGTGTGGGGCAAGATCTCGCCCCCGCTCCGGGGCGAGTGGAGCAAGAAACGTCTCTGGGAGGGGCTCCGGGAGGGCACCGTCGAGTACCTCGGGACCGACCACTGCCCGCACAAGATCGAGTTCAAGGAGAAGGACACCGGCAAGCACGGCGACATCTGGGACGCCATCCCCGGCGACAACAACGGCATCGAGTACTTCCTGCCGGTGATGATGAGCGAGGGCGTGAACCGGAACCGCATCAGCATGGAGCGCCTCGTCGAGATCTGCGCCGAGAACAACGCGAAGCGGTGGGGCCTCTACCCCCGGAAGGGCGCGCTCGTCGAGGGGAGCGACGCCGACATGGTCGTCGTCGACATGGAGAAGTCGAAGGTCGTCGACGACGACTTCTACCACACGATGGAGCCGCGCTACTCCACGATGCACGGGATGGAGCTGACCGGGCTGCCGACCCACACCGTCGTCGGCGGCGAGGTCGTCGTGGAGGACGACGAGCTGCAGGTCGAACCGGGCGGCCGGAACTACCTCCACCGCGGCGACAGCGGCGTCGAACTGGAGTGA
- a CDS encoding nucleotidyltransferase family protein, with amino-acid sequence MPTDRPVVGILLAAGTGSRFDDEQKLLADLDGEPLVRHAARTLLDADLDGVVAVLGHERERVAAALPPEVDTVHNPDYVEGQATTVSRGARAAAERGATAAVFALGDMPCVAPGTVDALVAAYRSRDPGTDADIVVPTYDGRRGNPVLFGAAHFAALQDVSGDTGGRALFDVHPVERVAVDDPGIHRDVDTEADLRELAERCED; translated from the coding sequence GTGCCCACCGACCGGCCCGTCGTCGGCATCCTCCTCGCGGCGGGCACGGGCTCGCGCTTCGACGACGAGCAGAAGCTGCTGGCCGACCTCGACGGCGAGCCACTGGTCCGCCACGCAGCCCGGACGCTCCTCGACGCGGATCTCGACGGCGTCGTCGCGGTGCTCGGGCACGAACGCGAGCGCGTCGCGGCGGCGTTGCCACCCGAAGTCGACACCGTCCACAACCCGGACTACGTCGAGGGACAGGCGACGACGGTCAGCCGGGGCGCACGGGCGGCGGCCGAACGTGGCGCTACTGCGGCCGTCTTCGCGCTCGGCGACATGCCCTGTGTCGCCCCCGGAACCGTGGACGCGCTGGTCGCAGCGTACCGCAGCCGCGACCCCGGGACGGACGCCGACATCGTCGTCCCGACGTACGACGGCCGACGCGGTAATCCGGTGCTGTTCGGGGCGGCACACTTCGCCGCCTTGCAGGACGTGTCGGGCGACACCGGGGGCCGGGCGCTGTTCGACGTGCATCCGGTCGAGCGCGTGGCGGTCGACGACCCCGGTATCCACCGCGACGTCGACACCGAGGCGGACCTGCGCGAACTGGCCGAGCGCTGCGAGGACTGA